The following are encoded in a window of Terriglobia bacterium genomic DNA:
- a CDS encoding response regulator, with protein MDQFPLLLRKDHKPIRYLVVDDSVFARKNVAKMVEAFGGEIAGEAGDGCTAITEYDRATPDMVLMDITMPQMEGIEAAERIVRAHPEARIVMVSSVGYQENIVAALQKGARHFVQKPVKAEILYEVIKYVMGDDAVVTTAVAQES; from the coding sequence ATGGACCAGTTTCCCTTATTGCTTCGCAAGGACCACAAACCGATCCGGTATCTGGTGGTAGATGATTCGGTTTTCGCGCGCAAGAACGTCGCCAAGATGGTGGAAGCCTTCGGCGGTGAAATTGCGGGCGAAGCCGGCGATGGCTGCACCGCCATCACCGAGTATGACCGGGCCACGCCGGACATGGTGCTGATGGACATCACCATGCCGCAGATGGAAGGCATTGAGGCCGCGGAACGCATCGTCCGCGCCCACCCGGAAGCGCGCATTGTCATGGTGTCTTCGGTCGGCTACCAGGAAAACATCGTCGCCGCGCTGCAAAAAGGCGCGCGCCACTTTGTGCAGAAGCCGGTGAAGGCGGAAATCCTCTACGAAGTGATCAAGTATGTGATGGGGGATGACGCCGTGGTGACCACCGCGGTCGCCCAGGAGAGCTGA
- a CDS encoding DUF92 domain-containing protein: MVFAWLDHARLGLAQPAPVARHLLIALGLTTAFALLGWLASGVDASGGLAGFAVALVFAARDLAMFWVLLVVFAVTLLATRSGADRKRQLRGGEYPNGDEVQLNEVQKRDDRRGRSASQVMANLGVAGLIVAVAPLVSPAVWPVLALAALAEAAADTCSSEIGMAFPGKTVLITTWKSVPPGMDGGVSLYGTAAALLAAGVVAGTGRLLGLVPTHLLVAIVLAGFLGSLVDSLLGALLERRGWLNNDAVNLLGTATAVGIAWVMVWNL, encoded by the coding sequence GTGGTGTTTGCCTGGCTCGATCACGCCCGGCTTGGGCTCGCACAACCGGCGCCCGTCGCCCGGCATCTCCTGATTGCCCTGGGCCTCACCACGGCCTTCGCGCTTCTGGGCTGGCTGGCCAGCGGAGTGGACGCCTCCGGCGGGCTTGCCGGGTTCGCCGTCGCCCTGGTCTTTGCGGCGCGCGACCTTGCGATGTTCTGGGTCTTGCTAGTGGTCTTCGCCGTAACCCTGTTGGCGACCCGTTCCGGCGCGGACCGCAAACGGCAACTCCGCGGCGGCGAGTACCCGAACGGCGACGAAGTTCAATTGAACGAAGTCCAAAAAAGAGATGACCGGCGCGGGCGCTCAGCTTCCCAGGTCATGGCCAACCTGGGCGTGGCGGGGCTCATCGTCGCGGTGGCTCCCTTAGTTTCTCCTGCGGTCTGGCCGGTGCTGGCTCTGGCGGCATTGGCTGAAGCCGCGGCCGATACCTGCTCCAGTGAAATCGGCATGGCCTTCCCGGGCAAGACGGTCTTGATCACCACTTGGAAATCCGTCCCACCCGGCATGGACGGTGGCGTCAGCCTCTATGGCACGGCGGCTGCCCTGCTGGCCGCTGGGGTCGTCGCGGGCACAGGACGCCTGCTGGGACTGGTGCCCACGCACCTCTTGGTGGCGATCGTTCTCGCGGGCTTTCTGGGATCGCTGGTGGATAGCCTGCTGGGCGCGCTGCTGGAACGCCGCGGCTGGCTCAACAATGACGCCGTCAACCTGCTGGGTACGGCCACCGCGGTGGGGATTGCCTGGGTGATGGTTTGGAATCTTTGA
- a CDS encoding threonylcarbamoyl-AMP synthase: MTAEIVKINPDNPDPRMVSYVADQIKKGQVAGMPTDTFYGLAADPFNLHAVDLIYDVKSRSRHKPLSLLIESVEQAEYLARDLPEEFYEIARKYWPGPLTIIVNASERLPLKVTANTGNVALRLPAARIPVEVIRAAGVPITATSANISGASECTSADGVRQQLGKQIGLIVDGGPSPRDVASTIINMSEPGRVTILRQGAIPESELQKFLN; this comes from the coding sequence TTGACTGCGGAAATCGTAAAAATCAATCCTGATAATCCTGACCCGCGCATGGTTTCGTATGTGGCTGACCAGATCAAAAAGGGCCAGGTCGCCGGCATGCCCACGGACACCTTCTACGGACTGGCCGCCGACCCTTTCAACCTGCACGCGGTGGACCTGATCTATGACGTCAAGTCCCGCAGCCGGCACAAGCCGCTTTCGCTGCTGATTGAGAGCGTGGAGCAGGCCGAATACCTGGCGCGCGACCTGCCGGAGGAGTTCTACGAGATCGCCCGCAAGTACTGGCCGGGCCCGCTGACCATCATCGTGAACGCGTCAGAACGGCTGCCGCTGAAGGTGACGGCCAATACCGGCAACGTGGCGCTGCGGTTGCCCGCCGCGCGCATTCCGGTGGAGGTGATCCGCGCCGCCGGGGTGCCGATTACCGCCACGTCGGCCAACATCAGCGGGGCCAGCGAGTGCACCAGCGCTGACGGCGTCCGCCAGCAACTGGGCAAGCAGATTGGTTTGATCGTGGACGGCGGCCCCAGCCCGCGCGACGTGGCCTCCACCATCATCAACATGAGCGAGCCGGGCCGGGTGACCATCCTGCGCCAGGGCGCCATCCCGGAAAGTGAATTGCAGAAATTCCTGAATTAA
- a CDS encoding chemotaxis protein CheX, with product MKMELIQPFINAADAVLAETLQSTTRIGEVTMDEDAYRRKGIASLVTIKGDIEGRIIFDVDASTAAKVASRLSGSPMQVSDEVARETVCELANMVTGSAVTALNDQGFQFKVYPPVVHLDELGEKSNEDQESLVMCFDTDSGHVFMNIAMRYNRRRRADRRPS from the coding sequence ATGAAAATGGAGCTGATTCAACCGTTCATCAACGCGGCGGACGCCGTGCTGGCGGAGACCTTGCAGTCCACCACGCGCATCGGCGAGGTCACCATGGATGAAGATGCGTATCGCCGCAAAGGCATTGCGTCTCTGGTGACCATCAAGGGCGATATTGAAGGCCGCATCATTTTTGACGTTGATGCGTCCACCGCGGCCAAAGTCGCCAGCCGTCTGTCCGGATCGCCGATGCAGGTGAGCGACGAGGTAGCGCGCGAAACCGTGTGCGAATTGGCCAACATGGTGACCGGCAGCGCCGTCACCGCGCTCAACGACCAGGGTTTTCAATTCAAGGTCTATCCGCCGGTGGTCCACCTGGACGAACTGGGGGAAAAGAGCAATGAGGACCAGGAATCACTGGTCATGTGCTTTGATACTGACAGCGGCCACGTCTTCATGAACATCGCCATGCGCTACAATCGCCGCCGCCGCGCGGACCGGCGTCCCTCTTAA
- a CDS encoding YdcF family protein, whose protein sequence is MAAKRKTKWLLALLLAALAYLGLVYFFVVRRASGDEARHADVIVVFGAAEYAGRPSPVYRARLDHAAELYRHGMAPLIITTGGAGADPRYSEGEVGRDYLKTLGIPDRALIAETQSPDTAASSRRVANIMYVNGMHSCLAVSDAYHIFRIKKMMGREGVTQVYGAPRANSVPQTFLKRQEAAWHEIASYTMWLMHIS, encoded by the coding sequence ATGGCCGCAAAGCGGAAGACAAAATGGCTGCTGGCGTTGCTGTTGGCCGCGCTGGCGTACTTGGGGCTAGTGTACTTTTTCGTGGTGCGCCGGGCGTCGGGCGATGAAGCCCGCCACGCCGACGTGATCGTAGTCTTTGGCGCCGCCGAGTATGCCGGACGCCCTTCACCGGTGTACCGCGCGCGGCTGGACCACGCGGCCGAACTCTATCGCCACGGCATGGCTCCGCTGATCATCACCACCGGCGGCGCCGGCGCCGATCCCCGTTACAGTGAAGGCGAAGTTGGCCGCGACTACCTGAAGACGCTGGGCATTCCCGACCGCGCGCTCATCGCCGAGACGCAAAGCCCGGACACGGCAGCGTCGTCGCGACGCGTGGCCAACATCATGTACGTGAACGGCATGCACTCCTGCCTGGCGGTGAGCGACGCCTACCATATCTTCCGCATCAAAAAGATGATGGGCCGCGAAGGGGTGACACAGGTCTATGGCGCTCCTCGCGCCAACTCCGTGCCGCAGACTTTTCTGAAACGCCAGGAAGCCGCATGGCATGAGATTGCCAGCTACACGATGTGGCTGATGCATATTTCGTGA
- a CDS encoding chemotaxis response regulator protein-glutamate methylesterase — protein MSKVRVLVVDDSALMRKLIPQILARDHEIEVVGTAMDGAFGLKKVHDLKPDVITLDLEMPRMDGMEMLRQIMRQSRVPTIVVSALSTEGATATFKALALGAFDFVAKPHDAASAHMDEIAYDLISKIKAASKAKRRNGPQVLPMDDARPAKKPLPRSRKDPTKIVAIGVSTGGPNALQYLLSKLPGDFPGSIVVVQHMPEGFTDLFARRLNECSALEVKEAQSGDLLTAGRVLICPGDRHVKVRRMTLAGTVVLTDEPRINGHRPSVDVLFRSVAAEFGSRAIGVLMTGMGDDGAAGMGMIKDAGGMTIAQTEESCVVFGMPKAAIERGFATRVVPLDALADSLAIHCNPERMNRTVQV, from the coding sequence ATGAGCAAGGTCCGCGTACTGGTGGTAGACGATTCGGCGCTCATGCGGAAACTGATACCGCAAATCCTGGCGCGCGACCACGAGATTGAAGTGGTGGGCACCGCCATGGACGGCGCGTTCGGGCTGAAGAAGGTCCACGACCTCAAGCCGGACGTGATCACGCTGGACCTGGAAATGCCGCGCATGGACGGAATGGAAATGCTGCGCCAGATCATGCGGCAATCGCGCGTGCCCACCATCGTGGTCAGCGCCCTCAGCACGGAAGGCGCCACGGCAACGTTCAAGGCGCTGGCCCTGGGCGCGTTCGACTTTGTGGCCAAGCCGCATGACGCAGCGTCCGCGCACATGGACGAGATTGCGTACGACCTCATCAGCAAGATCAAGGCTGCGTCCAAGGCCAAGCGCCGGAACGGGCCGCAAGTGCTTCCGATGGATGATGCCAGGCCGGCCAAAAAGCCGCTTCCCCGCTCGCGCAAGGATCCGACCAAAATCGTCGCCATTGGCGTTTCCACGGGCGGGCCCAACGCGCTCCAGTACCTGCTTTCGAAATTGCCCGGAGACTTTCCCGGCAGTATTGTTGTGGTGCAGCATATGCCGGAAGGATTTACTGATCTGTTTGCGCGGCGGCTCAACGAATGCAGCGCCCTTGAAGTGAAAGAGGCCCAGAGCGGCGACCTTTTGACGGCGGGCCGGGTGCTGATCTGTCCCGGCGACCGCCACGTAAAAGTTCGCCGCATGACGCTGGCCGGCACGGTGGTGCTGACCGACGAGCCGCGCATCAACGGGCATCGGCCGTCGGTGGACGTGTTGTTCCGCTCGGTGGCGGCGGAGTTTGGCAGCCGCGCCATCGGCGTGTTGATGACCGGCATGGGTGATGACGGCGCCGCGGGCATGGGTATGATCAAGGACGCGGGCGGAATGACCATTGCCCAGACGGAAGAATCTTGTGTCGTCTTCGGAATGCCGAAGGCGGCCATTGAACGCGGCTTTGCCACGCGGGTGGTGCCGCTGGACGCGCTGGCGGACTCGCTGGCGATTCACTGCAATCCCGAACGCATGAACAGGACTGTGCAAGTATGA